A part of Mesotoga infera genomic DNA contains:
- a CDS encoding sugar ABC transporter permease — protein MQQAASSILKKENSLGWKLVSPTVILLMILIIYPVAYNIYISFFDYGITSSTFVGLENYIRVFKDAAFWKSFFITVGFTLMTVIGSILLGLGVALMMNKEFKGRAIVRTIILLPYITPLISIVFSWKYIFDPSYGPFMQLFSQSLGWVSPQLDLLNNSNNAFFVASIFNIWRNFPFVYLMLLSRLQSIPDEYYEAAEIDGATSWSKFTNITLPEIYFVMGAVALMRGIWNFYKFDEVYLISKRAGTLPIFIYERVIGTTSPEYGVAAAIATILMVIMLGLITAYVKKVLKW, from the coding sequence TATTGAAGAAGGAAAATAGTTTAGGTTGGAAACTTGTTTCGCCAACAGTAATCCTACTGATGATATTGATAATCTATCCGGTGGCGTATAACATATACATTTCGTTTTTCGACTACGGGATTACTAGTTCAACGTTCGTAGGATTAGAAAACTATATCCGAGTTTTCAAAGACGCCGCTTTCTGGAAGTCCTTCTTCATAACTGTTGGTTTCACTCTGATGACAGTTATTGGAAGCATATTGTTGGGTCTCGGAGTAGCGCTGATGATGAACAAGGAGTTCAAGGGGAGGGCGATAGTTAGGACGATCATTCTGCTTCCATACATTACCCCACTTATCTCGATAGTCTTTTCATGGAAGTACATATTTGATCCAAGCTACGGGCCTTTTATGCAGTTATTCAGTCAAAGTCTCGGATGGGTCTCTCCGCAACTTGATCTCCTAAACAACTCGAACAATGCATTCTTTGTGGCATCGATATTCAACATTTGGCGGAACTTCCCTTTTGTTTACCTGATGCTGCTTTCAAGACTTCAATCTATTCCCGATGAGTACTACGAGGCTGCAGAAATCGATGGAGCAACATCATGGAGTAAGTTCACGAATATCACTCTACCGGAGATCTATTTCGTCATGGGTGCTGTCGCTCTCATGAGGGGTATCTGGAATTTCTATAAGTTTGACGAGGTCTATCTGATCAGCAAGAGAGCTGGCACTCTGCCTATCTTTATTTATGAAAGGGTTATCGGTACAACTTCGCCGGAGTACGGAGTGGCCGCGGCAATTGCAACAATCCTTATGGTAATTATGCTTGGGCTGATAACTGCATACGTGAAGAAGGTGTTGAAATGGTAA